The following proteins come from a genomic window of Candidatus Angelobacter sp.:
- a CDS encoding carbohydrate ABC transporter permease, translating to MAKSAAWIALAMLFLFPMVWMTASSFKSSNVEIFSHPFSLPHGISLANYQKAVRQGNMGSYFINSLWVTGLSAAAVVCFGAWAGFALSKARFPLRKLWLALFFVGMILPVQSYLIPLTRLLESLGVHDSLWALILPYTAQNLPVAILLFVAFFAALPVELEEAARLDGVRTARFYFSILLPVARPAVATIVVITCLNTWNEFLMAMLFIVDPAMKTLPVGMIAFEQAHNTDYPALLAGLSLISVPTLLVYAIFNRQVIRGVIAGAVK from the coding sequence ATGGCAAAATCGGCCGCCTGGATCGCGCTCGCGATGCTTTTCCTTTTTCCCATGGTCTGGATGACTGCGAGCAGTTTCAAATCGTCGAACGTCGAGATTTTCAGCCACCCGTTTTCCCTGCCGCACGGGATCAGTCTTGCGAATTACCAGAAAGCGGTTCGCCAGGGCAACATGGGTTCCTATTTCATCAATTCACTCTGGGTGACGGGCCTGAGCGCGGCGGCGGTCGTGTGCTTCGGCGCCTGGGCTGGATTTGCGCTCAGCAAGGCGCGATTTCCGTTGCGCAAACTCTGGCTCGCGCTGTTTTTCGTCGGCATGATTTTGCCGGTGCAGTCCTACCTCATTCCGTTGACTCGTCTCCTGGAGAGCCTCGGCGTCCATGATAGTTTGTGGGCTTTGATCCTGCCATACACCGCGCAAAATCTGCCGGTGGCGATTCTTCTGTTCGTGGCATTCTTTGCGGCGCTGCCGGTTGAACTCGAAGAAGCAGCGCGACTCGACGGCGTCCGGACCGCGCGATTTTATTTCAGCATCCTGCTGCCGGTTGCCCGGCCGGCAGTGGCGACGATCGTTGTCATCACCTGCCTGAACACCTGGAACGAGTTTCTTATGGCGATGCTGTTCATCGTTGACCCCGCCATGAAGACGCTGCCCGTGGGGATGATCGCTTTCGAACAGGCGCACAACACGGATTACCCGGCGTTGCTGGCCGGTCTGTCGTTGATTTCCGTGCCAACACTGCTGGTTTATGCCATCTTCAACCGGCAGGTGATCCGGGGTGTGATTGCAGGAGCGGTAAAATAA
- a CDS encoding sugar ABC transporter permease: MPALALFVVFVLIPSTRTLLDSFYSYQGNKLHFAGFLYYRYAVTDPKFHQSLGNNLGYMLWTLLFEVVTGLALAVGLEKNTRFNHFLRVAFFSPAVLSMVVVGLVFGFLFKDGVGVFPGMLNESRALVTISVISGWASAGFFMVIFLAGLANIPEEILEAARLDGADAWQTFWQVKLPLLREVLYVALLICFTGAFKAFDLFWVLLPNQDHTSIVSTLLVKEVIKFDNKGYGSALAVILTVLVLFTVAIIIGAKSLWLKRIGKPA; this comes from the coding sequence GTGCCGGCGCTCGCATTGTTCGTCGTATTCGTGCTGATTCCTTCCACGCGGACGCTCCTTGATTCATTTTACTCGTATCAGGGAAACAAACTCCACTTCGCCGGGTTCCTCTATTACCGCTACGCCGTGACCGACCCGAAGTTTCACCAGTCACTCGGCAACAATCTCGGTTACATGCTCTGGACACTGCTTTTTGAAGTGGTCACCGGCCTCGCGCTGGCGGTGGGGCTGGAGAAGAACACACGCTTCAACCATTTCCTGCGCGTCGCGTTCTTCTCACCGGCGGTGTTGTCCATGGTCGTCGTCGGATTGGTATTCGGCTTTTTGTTCAAGGACGGTGTGGGCGTGTTTCCGGGAATGCTGAACGAGAGCCGCGCGCTGGTGACGATTTCCGTCATTTCCGGGTGGGCTTCCGCCGGATTTTTCATGGTCATTTTCCTGGCGGGCCTCGCGAACATTCCCGAAGAAATCCTGGAAGCGGCACGGCTCGACGGCGCGGACGCCTGGCAGACGTTCTGGCAGGTCAAGCTGCCGCTGCTCAGGGAAGTCCTCTATGTCGCGTTGTTGATTTGCTTCACCGGCGCGTTCAAGGCGTTTGATCTGTTCTGGGTTTTGCTTCCAAACCAGGACCACACAAGCATTGTGTCCACGCTTTTGGTGAAAGAGGTCATCAAATTCGACAACAAGGGCTATGGCAGCGCGCTCGCGGTGATCCTCACGGTGCTCGTGCTGTTCACCGTGGCAATCATCATCGGGGCGAAAAGCCTTTGGCTGAAACGCATCGGGAAACCGGCATGA